ACCTGCTGGAACGCATGAGCTGGCTTCTGGGCGAGCACCCGGTCGATTACGTGAAGTGGGACATGAACCGCGAACTGGTGCAGCCGGGCCACGCGGGCAAAGCGGCGGCGGACGCCCAGACGCGCCAGTTCTATCGTCTGCTGGATGTGCTGCGCGCGCGCTTCCCGCACGTTGAGTTTGAGTCCTGCGCGTCCGGCGGCGGGCGTATCGATTTCGAAGTGCTGACACGCACGCACCGCTTCTGGGCCTCCGACAACAACGACGCGCTGGAGCGCAACACCATCCAGCGCGGTATGAGCTACTTCTTCCCGCCGGAAGTCATGGGCGCGCATATCGGCAACCCGCGCTGCCACGCGACTTTCCGCCAGCACAGTATTGAATTTCGCGGCCTGACGGCGCTGTTCGGTCATATGGGGCTGGAGCTGGACCCGGTCAGCGCCGGCGAGCAGGAGGCGGCGGGCTATCGGCGCTATGCCGCGCTCTATAAAGAGTGGCGCGAGCTGATCCACACCGGAAACCTGTGGCGCGTGGAGATGCCGGACGCCGCCACGCAGGTGCAGGGCGTCGTCAGTCAGGATAAGTCGCAGGGGCTGTTCCTGATAAGCCAGCTGGCGATGCCGGACTACACGCTGCCGGGCGCGCTGCGCGTGCCGGGGCTCGATCCGCAGGCCCGTTACCAGGTGCGTCTCGTGGATCATCCGAATATTCAGCTGACCGGCGAAGGCGGCCACACCATGCGCAGGCTGCCCGGCTGGATGAACGAGCCTGTCAGCGCCAGCGGCGAATGGCTGGCGCAGGCGGGGCTACAACTGCCGGTGCTCGACCCGGAAACCGCGATGCTTATCGCGTTTGAGCGCGTGTAACAGGCGGGCGCCGCGAAGGCGGCGCCTCAATGGTCTGGTCTTCTAAGGGCGACAATAATGAAAAATACCGTCTGTACCCCAAAACATAACCCGAACTTCTGGATCTTTGGTCTCTTCTTCTTTTTCTACTTCTTCATCATGGCCACCTGCTTTCCGTTTCTGCCTATCTGGCTGTCGGATGTGATTGGCCTGAACAAAACCGATACCGGCATTGTATTCTCCTGTATGTCGTTGTTCGCCATCGCGTTTCAGCCGGTGCTGGGCGTGATTTCCGATAAGCTGGGCTTAAAAAAACATCTGCTGTGGATTATCACCACCTTGCTGGTGCTGTTCGCGCCGTTCTTCCTGTGGGTCTTCGGGCCGCTGCTGAAGGTGAATATCTGGCTCGGCGCGCTGATGGGCGGACTGTATATCGGCTTTTGCTTCTCCTCCGGTGCCGGGGCGATTGAGGCATACATTGAGCGCGTGAGCCGCAGCAGCGGTTTTGAATATGGCAAGGCGCGCATGTTTGGCTGCCTCGGCTGGGGGCTGTGCGCCTCGACGGCGGGGATGCTGTTTAACGTCAACCCGGCCATCGTGTTCTGGATGGGCTCCTGCGCCGCGCTGGTGCTGATGGGGCTGCTGCTGGTGGCGCGCCCTCGCGCGAATCAGACGGCGCAGGTGATGAACGCGCTCGGCGCCAACCAGCCGCAGGTAACGGCGAAAATGGCGCTGGGCCTGTTCCGCCTGCCGAAGCTGTGGATGTTTATTTTGTATGTGGTGGGCGTGGCGTGCGTGTATGACGTGTTTGATCAGCAGTTCGCGACGTTTTTTAAATCGTTCTTCCCGACGCCGCAGGCGGGCACGCAGGCGTTTGGTTTCGCCACCACGGCGGGGGAGTTGTGCAACGCCATCATTATGTTCTGCTCGCCGTGGATCATTAACCGCATCGGCGCGAAAAACACGCTGCTGATTGCGGGCACGATTATGGCCACGCGCATTATCGGCTCGGCGTTCGCCACGAACGTTTATGAAATCGTGGCGCTGAAAATGCTGCACGCGCTGGAAGTGCCGTTCCTGCTGGTGGGCGCGTTTAAATACATTACCGGCGTGTTTGATACGCGTTTGTCGGCGACCATTTATCTGATTGGTTTTCAGTTTGCCAAGCAGATGGCGGCGATTTTTCTCTCCGCCTTCGCCGGTACGATGTATGACCGGATAGGGTTTCAGGATACCTATCTCATCCTCGGCAGTTTTGTGCTGGCGATAACGGTGGTGTCGGCGTTTACGCTCTCAGGCACGCGGCAGGGCGTGGGGTTAAAAGAGACGGTGAAGGCGTAGTAATGGCGGGTGTCTAATCACGGCGGGTGCGCTGCGCTTACCCGCCCTACGGTTAATGGAAGGCTTTGTGTTATCCAGGGCGGGTAAGCGCCAGCGCACCCGCCAGTCCCAGAATTGAACCTCTCGTAGGGCGGGTAAGCGCCAGCGCACCCGCCATTCATCCACTCCCGCGCTCACTCCAGATAAAACACGTTTTTCAACTCCTGGCTCACCGGGCTATTGTCCGGGTTGGACGGCATAATCTCGCGCATATGCTTCCACCAGCGCTGGCATACCTCGGTGCGCGCCACGGCGTTCCAGCGCGCCTCGCTTTCAATCTCAACCGTCGCGAAGAGCAAATGACGCTGCGCATCAAGCCAGATGGCGTAATGGTGCGCGCCATGCTGTTTCAGCACCGCCGCAAGCTCCGGCCAGATGGGAGAGTGGCGGCGCTGATACTCCTCGTGCGCGTCCGGGTTGACCTGCATTACAAACGCTTTGCGGATCATCATGCCTCCTGACAATATTTACGGAGGGCCAATATCGCGTTCATGCGGCTCTCCCTGGTTTTGCGGTAATGGTGGGTGCGCTTCGCTTACCCGCCCTACCAGTCATCTCATCAATGTAGGGTGGGTAAGCGCAGCGCACCCACCGTCTACCTCCACGACGCCCGCCCGCTTACAGCGCGATAGCGCCCGCGTGCGGCGTCACGCCA
This DNA window, taken from Cronobacter universalis NCTC 9529, encodes the following:
- the rhaM gene encoding L-rhamnose mutarotase, with product MIRKAFVMQVNPDAHEEYQRRHSPIWPELAAVLKQHGAHHYAIWLDAQRHLLFATVEIESEARWNAVARTEVCQRWWKHMREIMPSNPDNSPVSQELKNVFYLE
- a CDS encoding MFS transporter yields the protein MKNTVCTPKHNPNFWIFGLFFFFYFFIMATCFPFLPIWLSDVIGLNKTDTGIVFSCMSLFAIAFQPVLGVISDKLGLKKHLLWIITTLLVLFAPFFLWVFGPLLKVNIWLGALMGGLYIGFCFSSGAGAIEAYIERVSRSSGFEYGKARMFGCLGWGLCASTAGMLFNVNPAIVFWMGSCAALVLMGLLLVARPRANQTAQVMNALGANQPQVTAKMALGLFRLPKLWMFILYVVGVACVYDVFDQQFATFFKSFFPTPQAGTQAFGFATTAGELCNAIIMFCSPWIINRIGAKNTLLIAGTIMATRIIGSAFATNVYEIVALKMLHALEVPFLLVGAFKYITGVFDTRLSATIYLIGFQFAKQMAAIFLSAFAGTMYDRIGFQDTYLILGSFVLAITVVSAFTLSGTRQGVGLKETVKA